One Pseudoliparis swirei isolate HS2019 ecotype Mariana Trench chromosome 4, NWPU_hadal_v1, whole genome shotgun sequence genomic window carries:
- the tdrd3 gene encoding tudor domain-containing protein 3 isoform X2: MKMTDLTDCLTKEGWYLSDEGIAELKGSAEKITHNDIIRIALDRDLRPIGRKILPSDINSGRTEKLEGPCVLQVQKVRNVSAPKDHEESQGAPRMLRLQMTDGHTTCVGLEFQHLSEISLNTPPGTKVKLLGTVLVKNGLLLLDDSKISVLGGEVDHMVEKWELQRSLAKHSRSNIGAEGGPPPFVPFGQKCERKEEVDSKDLDQRKTLRAQNVVKSPDENDEFEKQRTAAIAEIAKTKEAPRTFGGGGNAGSNLSSGTSSFRSRDSYQQRRLEDWVERPESREDGNYRELVDERALRDIMEMGFNREAARQALMDNNNNLEVALNSLLTGASAIRPDPVVAESIKPPLRARGRGRGRSRNEDEEEGAGGRPSGPSTLFDFLESKMGVFSIDEQKSPGPQRHHESKGNFSNSDYYSKDAPQTKFSSHNDHRQQRNDRPPRFHRDFDFPKPGQEPHSDSTQAQQWKGQERCSRGTSDRSQNDKRDTRDEPIFTSTFLTTFAHSKEPTQQMEFSASHQQRSRNGDGGSRNTAGPSNRRGPKDGVPTSKTPDCAGSEPDGRGSSKRTDRIEEPNNNNSRRKGKTDRPNSDHPDRQRDSGTPNFNPRGGRSGTPQEMGLLRDLRMATGDPSLFQNGDMEHKRTGPIKPTHSQCAPCREPPPKKNPSSNPGPKRRSGQGKGQGPRGPEKSHFVEQAWKPGDQCLALYWEDGKFYNARIDAVHPSGSTAVVVFSDYGNCEEVLLHNIKPAHVL; encoded by the exons ATGAAAATGACCGATTTGACAGATTGTTTGACCAAAGAGGGCTG GTACCTCAGTGACGAAGGCATAGCAGAGCTGAAAGGGTCCGCTGAGAAGATAACACACAATGACATTATTCGTATTGCACTTGAC CGCGACCTCAGGCCTATTGGGAGAAAAATCCTACCGTCTGATATCAATAGTGGACGAACTGAGAAG TTGGAAGGTCCGTGTGTTCTTCAGGTGCAGAAGGTGAGGAACGTCTCGGCTCCCAAAGACCATGAGGAGTCTCAGGGCGCGCCGCGGATGCTGCGCCTTCAAATGACAGATGGGCATACCACCTGCGTAGGATTGGAGTTTCAACACCTCTCTGAAATCAG tctTAATACACCCCCAGGAACAAAGGTAAAGCTCCTTGGTACAGTCCTGGTGAAAAATGGTCTTTTGCTGCTCGATGACTCAAAAATCTCCGTCCTTGGAGGAGAGGTTGATCACATGGTGGAGAAATGGGAACTACAAAGG AGTCTGGCCAAACACAGCAGGAGTAACATTGGAGCAGAAGGTGGACCTCCTCCCTTTGTGCCATTTGGTCAG AAGtgtgagaggaaggaggaagtagaCAGCAAGGATCTAGACCAGAGGAAGACCCTGCGGGCTCAGAATGTGGTCAAAAGTCCTGATGAGAATGATGAGTTTGAAAAGCAGCGGACAGCAGCTATTGCTGAGATAGCCAAGACCAAAGAG GCTCCGAGGACATTTGGTGGTGGAGGAAATGCAGGCAGTAATTTATCCAGTGGCACTTCCTCCTTTCGAAGCCGAGACTCGTACCAGCAGAGGAGACTGGAAGACTGGGTCGAAAGACCTGAAAGCAGAGAAGATGGGAACTACCGGGAGCTG GTGGATGAGCGTGCTCTGAGAGACATCATGGAGATGGGCTTTAACAGGGAGGCGGCTCGACAGGCTCTGatggataacaacaacaaccttgaAGTGGCACTAAACAGCCTCCTGACTGGAGCTTCTGCTATTAGACCCGACCCTGTGGTAGCTGAATCCATCAAGCCCCCACTCAGAG CAAGAGGAAGGGGAAGAGGGCGGTCCAGaaatgaagatgaggaggagggagcaggtggGAGGCCGTCTGGACCAAGCACTCTTTTCGACTTTCTAGAATCTAAGATGGGAGTTTTCTCCATTGATG AGCAAAAGAGCCCTGGACCTCAGAGACACCATGAGAGTAAAGGGAATTTCTCCAACTCAGATTATTACTCCAAAGATGCACCTCAGACCAAGTTCTCCTCACATAATGACCACAGGCAACAAAGGAATGACCGACCACCCCGCTTCCACAGGGACTTTGATTTTCCAAAACCTGGCCAGGAGCCTCACTCTGACTCAACTCAAGCCCAGCAGTGGAAGGGCCAGGAGAGATGTTCACGAGGCACGTCGGACAGATCGCAAAATGacaagagagacacgagagacgaGCCCATTTTTACTTCAACCTTCTTGACTACCTTCGCACATTCCAAAGAACCCACGCAGCAGATGGAGTTTAGTGCATCTCACCAGCAGCGATCCAGAAATGGAGATGGAGGCAGTCGGAACACGGCGGGGCCGTCGAACAGGAGAGGACCTAAAGACGGCGTACCCACGTCTAAAACCCCGGATTGTGCAGGCAGCGAGCCCGATGGCAGGGGGAGTAGTAAGCGCACGGACAGAATTGAAgaaccaaacaacaacaacagcaggagGAAGGGGAAGACTGACCGGCCAAACTCGGACCACCCTGACCGACAAAGGGATAGTGGGACGCCAAACTTCAACCCGAGGGGAGGAAGATCAGGGACACCCCAAGAAATGGGCTTATTGCGGGATCTTCGAATGGCGACGGGGGATCCCTCTCTTTTCCAAAATGGAGATATGGAGCACAAACGGACTGGGCCGATCAAGCCAACACACTCACAGTGTGCCCCTTGCAGGGAGCCGCCCCCCAAGAAAAACCCCTCCAGTAACCCAGGACCCAAAAGGAGGTCGGGACAAGGCAAAGGTCAAGGGCCGCGAGGACCGGAGAAAAGTCATTTTGTGGAACAAGCTTGGAAACCAGGAGACCAGTGCCTGGCACTGTACTGGGAAGACGGCAAG TTCTACAATGCCAGAATAGATGCTGTGCATCCATCAGGCTCGACGGCTGTGGTTGTATTCAGTGATTATGGAAACTGCGAAGAGGtcctgctgcacaacatcaaGCCCGCTCATGTTTTG TAA
- the tdrd3 gene encoding tudor domain-containing protein 3 isoform X1 has product MKMTDLTDCLTKEGWYLSDEGIAELKGSAEKITHNDIIRIALDRDLRPIGRKILPSDINSGRTEKLEGPCVLQVQKVRNVSAPKDHEESQGAPRMLRLQMTDGHTTCVGLEFQHLSEISLNTPPGTKVKLLGTVLVKNGLLLLDDSKISVLGGEVDHMVEKWELQRSLAKHSRSNIGAEGGPPPFVPFGQKCERKEEVDSKDLDQRKTLRAQNVVKSPDENDEFEKQRTAAIAEIAKTKEAPRTFGGGGNAGSNLSSGTSSFRSRDSYQQRRLEDWVERPESREDGNYRELVDERALRDIMEMGFNREAARQALMDNNNNLEVALNSLLTGASAIRPDPVVAESIKPPLRARGRGRGRSRNEDEEEGAGGRPSGPSTLFDFLESKMGVFSIDEQKSPGPQRHHESKGNFSNSDYYSKDAPQTKFSSHNDHRQQRNDRPPRFHRDFDFPKPGQEPHSDSTQAQQWKGQERCSRGTSDRSQNDKRDTRDEPIFTSTFLTTFAHSKEPTQQMEFSASHQQRSRNGDGGSRNTAGPSNRRGPKDGVPTSKTPDCAGSEPDGRGSSKRTDRIEEPNNNNSRRKGKTDRPNSDHPDRQRDSGTPNFNPRGGRSGTPQEMGLLRDLRMATGDPSLFQNGDMEHKRTGPIKPTHSQCAPCREPPPKKNPSSNPGPKRRSGQGKGQGPRGPEKSHFVEQAWKPGDQCLALYWEDGKFYNARIDAVHPSGSTAVVVFSDYGNCEEVLLHNIKPAHVLEEDDGYYDSSLEFCRGGDGQPRPTRPTQQYYQPPRARDEIDVPAFTMAGK; this is encoded by the exons ATGAAAATGACCGATTTGACAGATTGTTTGACCAAAGAGGGCTG GTACCTCAGTGACGAAGGCATAGCAGAGCTGAAAGGGTCCGCTGAGAAGATAACACACAATGACATTATTCGTATTGCACTTGAC CGCGACCTCAGGCCTATTGGGAGAAAAATCCTACCGTCTGATATCAATAGTGGACGAACTGAGAAG TTGGAAGGTCCGTGTGTTCTTCAGGTGCAGAAGGTGAGGAACGTCTCGGCTCCCAAAGACCATGAGGAGTCTCAGGGCGCGCCGCGGATGCTGCGCCTTCAAATGACAGATGGGCATACCACCTGCGTAGGATTGGAGTTTCAACACCTCTCTGAAATCAG tctTAATACACCCCCAGGAACAAAGGTAAAGCTCCTTGGTACAGTCCTGGTGAAAAATGGTCTTTTGCTGCTCGATGACTCAAAAATCTCCGTCCTTGGAGGAGAGGTTGATCACATGGTGGAGAAATGGGAACTACAAAGG AGTCTGGCCAAACACAGCAGGAGTAACATTGGAGCAGAAGGTGGACCTCCTCCCTTTGTGCCATTTGGTCAG AAGtgtgagaggaaggaggaagtagaCAGCAAGGATCTAGACCAGAGGAAGACCCTGCGGGCTCAGAATGTGGTCAAAAGTCCTGATGAGAATGATGAGTTTGAAAAGCAGCGGACAGCAGCTATTGCTGAGATAGCCAAGACCAAAGAG GCTCCGAGGACATTTGGTGGTGGAGGAAATGCAGGCAGTAATTTATCCAGTGGCACTTCCTCCTTTCGAAGCCGAGACTCGTACCAGCAGAGGAGACTGGAAGACTGGGTCGAAAGACCTGAAAGCAGAGAAGATGGGAACTACCGGGAGCTG GTGGATGAGCGTGCTCTGAGAGACATCATGGAGATGGGCTTTAACAGGGAGGCGGCTCGACAGGCTCTGatggataacaacaacaaccttgaAGTGGCACTAAACAGCCTCCTGACTGGAGCTTCTGCTATTAGACCCGACCCTGTGGTAGCTGAATCCATCAAGCCCCCACTCAGAG CAAGAGGAAGGGGAAGAGGGCGGTCCAGaaatgaagatgaggaggagggagcaggtggGAGGCCGTCTGGACCAAGCACTCTTTTCGACTTTCTAGAATCTAAGATGGGAGTTTTCTCCATTGATG AGCAAAAGAGCCCTGGACCTCAGAGACACCATGAGAGTAAAGGGAATTTCTCCAACTCAGATTATTACTCCAAAGATGCACCTCAGACCAAGTTCTCCTCACATAATGACCACAGGCAACAAAGGAATGACCGACCACCCCGCTTCCACAGGGACTTTGATTTTCCAAAACCTGGCCAGGAGCCTCACTCTGACTCAACTCAAGCCCAGCAGTGGAAGGGCCAGGAGAGATGTTCACGAGGCACGTCGGACAGATCGCAAAATGacaagagagacacgagagacgaGCCCATTTTTACTTCAACCTTCTTGACTACCTTCGCACATTCCAAAGAACCCACGCAGCAGATGGAGTTTAGTGCATCTCACCAGCAGCGATCCAGAAATGGAGATGGAGGCAGTCGGAACACGGCGGGGCCGTCGAACAGGAGAGGACCTAAAGACGGCGTACCCACGTCTAAAACCCCGGATTGTGCAGGCAGCGAGCCCGATGGCAGGGGGAGTAGTAAGCGCACGGACAGAATTGAAgaaccaaacaacaacaacagcaggagGAAGGGGAAGACTGACCGGCCAAACTCGGACCACCCTGACCGACAAAGGGATAGTGGGACGCCAAACTTCAACCCGAGGGGAGGAAGATCAGGGACACCCCAAGAAATGGGCTTATTGCGGGATCTTCGAATGGCGACGGGGGATCCCTCTCTTTTCCAAAATGGAGATATGGAGCACAAACGGACTGGGCCGATCAAGCCAACACACTCACAGTGTGCCCCTTGCAGGGAGCCGCCCCCCAAGAAAAACCCCTCCAGTAACCCAGGACCCAAAAGGAGGTCGGGACAAGGCAAAGGTCAAGGGCCGCGAGGACCGGAGAAAAGTCATTTTGTGGAACAAGCTTGGAAACCAGGAGACCAGTGCCTGGCACTGTACTGGGAAGACGGCAAG TTCTACAATGCCAGAATAGATGCTGTGCATCCATCAGGCTCGACGGCTGTGGTTGTATTCAGTGATTATGGAAACTGCGAAGAGGtcctgctgcacaacatcaaGCCCGCTCATGTTTTG gaggaagatgatggtTACTACGACAGTTCATTAGAGTTTTGCCGTGGCGGAGACGGACAGCCCCGACCGACCAGACCCACACAGCAGTATTACCAGCCTCCTAGGGCACGAGACGAGATTGATGTGCCTGCGTTTACAATGGCAGGTAAATAG